Proteins found in one Arachis stenosperma cultivar V10309 chromosome 8, arast.V10309.gnm1.PFL2, whole genome shotgun sequence genomic segment:
- the LOC130946154 gene encoding uncharacterized protein LOC130946154, with product MASEESFLVLVHYRWSIKRKTRSGVKFTDKDPLCIIVTPTTTYDALVSSVLEKLGLEGVKRVKKFFYRIPTAVLHDTVKFDCFTIGSEEDLQVMFLSRRQFPEVRTPELLAKLVDVVSSSGGSNRHANTIAAVAGSSSRPAVASSSAPVYEPPMQPVASPSFAVDLSGNVGDEVRYGEHIPTEVHCPTPAGVGDGLFDDPDDDDVEPDMIADESGDDVGTTVPTRATGGSSFGTQQYPPHFSSLDLDAMRQDDNALQASGFGARDTEGSAGMNEFQVGQQFQDKDEALLSVKTYSIRRGVQYKVVESDYRRYVGKCSEFGNGCTWLIRLSLRQRKGIWEVKRYNGPHTCLASSISSDHRSLDYHVISTFIMPMVRADAAVNIKVLQNTTAAHFGFRPTYRRVWMAKQKAVAVIYGDWEVQ from the coding sequence atggctagtgaggagagtttCCTAGTTCTGGTACATTACAGATGGTCGATTAAGAGAAAAACTCGGTCCGGCGTGAAGTTCACTGATAAGGATCCCCTATGTATTATTGTGACGCCAACAACCACCTACGATGCTCTTGTTAGCTCTGTGCTGGAGAAGCTTGGTCTTGAAGGAGTTAAAAGGGTCAAGAAGTTTTTCTACCGCATTCCAACAGCGGTGCTCCATGACACCGTGAAGTTTGATTGTTTCACAATCGGCAGTGAGGAGGACTTGCAGGTTATGTTTCTTTCTCGTAGGCAGTTTCCCGAGGTAAGGACACCAGAGCTGTTGGCAAAGTTGGTTGATGTGGTATCTAGCTCGGGTGGTTCGAACCGGCATGCCAATACTATAGCCGCGGTTGCCGGCTCGAGCTCGAGACCTGCTGTTGCTTCATCCTCTGCTCCTGTGTATGAGCCACCGATGCAGCCTGTTGCATCCCCTTCGTTTGCCGTTGATCTGAGCGGAAATGTTGGAGACGAGGTTCGGTATGGGGAACATATTCCCACCGAGGTACATTGTCCCACACCGGCTGGTGTTGGTGATGGTTTGTTTGATGATCCAGATGACGATGACGTGGAGCCGGATATGATCGCTGATGAAAGCGGCGATGATGTTGGAACTACTGTTCCGACAAGGGCTACAGGTGGATCTAGTTTTGGCACACAGCAGTATCCACCCCATTTTTCCTCATTGGACCTGGATGCCATGCGGCAGGACGACAATGCTCTGCAGGCCTCAGGATTTGGTGCTAGAGATACCGAGGGGTCTGCCGGTATGAACGAGTTCCAGGTTGGCCAACAATTTCAGGATAAAGATGAGGCGCTGTTGAGTGTGAAGACGTACAGTATCCGCCGAGGGGTCCAGTACAAGGTCGTTGAGTCTGACTACCGCAGGTATGTGGGAAAGTGTTCTGAGTTTGGGAATGGGTGCACATGGCTAATTCGGTTGAGTCTCCGACAGCGGAAGGGTATCTGGGAAGTGAAGCGATACAACGGACCGCATACATGTCTTGCCAGCTCCATCTCCAGCGACCATAGGAGTCTGGACTACCATGTCATATCCACCTTCATTATGCCGATGGTTAGGGCTGATGCAGCTGTGAACATCAAGGTGCTTCAAAATACCACGGCCGCACACTTTGGGTTCAGGCCTACGTACAGGAGGGTATGGATGGCGAAGCAGAAGGCCGTTGCCGTCATATATGGGGACTGGGAGGTACAATGA
- the LOC130943593 gene encoding aspartic proteinase nepenthesin-1 produces the protein MSKLKSSSSSSMLLPLLISFLLLIVPTFSTSRKVLDENHHEGIIRVNLRHVDSGKNLTKLERVQHGMKRAKSRLQWLNAMVTKKQSQFSKSEELDSDSESSESSSSQIQSPIHVGNGEYLMELAIGTPPKSYPAILDTGSDLIWTQCQPCSQCYKQPTPIFDPKKSSSFSKLSCGSNLCNVLPSSSCSSGGGGDSDGCQYMYSYGDYSVTQGVLATETFTFGSSKIKSIGFGCGEDNQGSGFEQASGLVGLGRGPLSLVSQLKEPKFSYCLQSIDDRKNSVLLLGSLPKTKNAKGAVTTPLLKNPMQPSFYFLDLQGISVGGTQLSIEESTFELGDNGSGGMIIDSGTTITYIEENAFDALKKEFVSQMDLPVDNSGSTGLDVCFSLESASGRIEVPKLVFHFGGGDLELPAENYMIGDVNLGVACLAMGSSSTGMSIFGNVQQQNLLVNHDLQKETITFVPTQCDQV, from the coding sequence ATGTCTAAATTGAaatcttcttcatcatcttcaatGTTACTTCCACTTCTTatatcttttcttctcctcaTTGTTCCAACATTCTCAACATCAAGAAAAGTTCTTGATGAGAATCACCATGAAGGAATCATCAGAGTCAACCTTCGCCATGTTGACTCCGGCAAGAACCTAACCAAGCTGGAGCGTGTCCAACACGGCATGAAGCGCGCCAAGAGCCGCCTCCAGTGGCTCAACGCAATGGTAACAAAAAAACAATCCCAATTCTCTAAAAGCGAAGAACTAGATTCAGATTCAGAATCATCTGAATCTAGTTCTTCGCAAATCCAGTCTCCAATACACGTGGGAAACGGGGAGTACCTAATGGAACTAGCCATAGGTACTCCTCCAAAGTCGTATCCCGCGATATTGGACACTGGTAGCGACCTCATATGGACACAATGCCAGCCTTGTTCCCAATGTTACAAGCAACCAACACCTATCTTCGACCCCAAGAAATCTTCGAGTTTCTCGAAGCTTTCTTGCGGAAGCAATCTATGCAACGTTCTACCTTCCTCCAGCTGTAGCAGCGGCGGTGGCGGCGACAGCGACGGCTGCCAGTATATGTACTCATACGGCGATTATTCCGTCACACAAGGCGTTTTAGCAACGGAGACTTTTACTTTTGGCAGTTCTAAGATTAAAAGCATTGGATTTGGATGCGGCGAAGATAACCAAGGAAGTGGATTCGAACAAGCTTCCGGTTTAGTCGGACTAGGCCGGGGGCCATTATCGCTTGTTTCGCAGCTCAAAGAGCCGAAATTTTCGTATTGCTTACAATCCATCGATGACAGAAAAAACAGTGTTCTTTTGTTAGGATCATTGCCGAAAACGAAAAACGCGAAAGGAGCTGTAACGACACCGTTGCTTAAGAATCCGATGCAGCCTTCGTTTTACTTCCTTGATCTGCAAGGAATCTCGGTTGGTGGAACTCAATTGAGCATTGAGGAATCGACGTTTGAACTCGGCGATAACGGAAGTGGTGGCATGATCATTGATTCAGGGACAACAATTACATACATTGAAGAAAATGCTTTTGATGCATTGAAGAAGGAGTTTGTTTCACAAATGGATTTGCCAGTGGATAATTCGGGATCAACAGGGCTTGATGTATGCTTCAGTTTGGAGTCTGCTTCGGGTCGAATCGAGGTTCCGAAACTTGTTTTTCACTTCGGAGGTGGGGATTTAGAGCTTCCTGCTGAGAATTACATGATTGGTGATGTGAATTTGGGTGTGGCGTGTTTGGCTATGGGTAGTTCTTCTACTGGCATGTCAATATTTGGAAATGTTCAACAGCAGAATTTGTTGGTGAATCATGATCTTCAGAAGGAGACTATTACTTTTGTTCCTACACAGTGTGATCAGGTTTAA